The Sedimentisphaera salicampi genome includes a region encoding these proteins:
- a CDS encoding biotin/lipoyl-containing protein: MAKKQIEVMITAFRDGFQSCYGARVLTEDFLPAVAAAKEAGITHFEAGGGARFQSLFFYCNESAFDMMDRFRETAGADANLQTLARGVNVVGLESQSRDVINAHAKLFKKHGITTIRNFDALNDVNNLVYSGQCIHDAGLKHEVVVSMMELPPGCSGAHTPEFYEGVLKKILDAGIPFDSVCFKDASGTSTPAKVYDTMKLARKMLPEEISLRMHTHETAGNGVMCYRAALDGGADALDLSMSPVSGGTAQTDALVMWHALRGTEYELGFNAEKVREAERVFKDCMKDYFFPPEAGRVEPVIPWSPMPGGALTANTQMLRDNGLMDRYPEIIEAMSETVRKGGFGTSVTPVSQFYFQQAFNNVMFGPWEKIAEGYGKMVLGYFGKTPCKPDPEVIKKASEQLNLEPTEELPVDINDRDTSKGLEQARKTCEAEGLEPTEENVFIVATCKDKGVTFLKGEAKLNIRKNEPKKESGSDDKDAPKAYCVNLEGKQYNVTVKGSQAVVNGKTYNFDCSEGEVDQASFKRSSNATAQTDNVNAKLPGNVVKILVSEGDEVDEGQTLMILEAMKMETEVKSHVAGTVEEIAVSVGDGVKADQLLVKISM, from the coding sequence ATGGCGAAAAAGCAAATTGAAGTTATGATAACTGCATTCCGCGACGGCTTCCAGAGCTGTTACGGAGCGCGAGTATTAACAGAGGATTTCCTGCCGGCAGTAGCCGCTGCAAAAGAGGCAGGAATCACGCACTTTGAGGCAGGTGGAGGAGCCCGCTTTCAGTCTCTTTTCTTTTACTGCAACGAAAGTGCTTTTGATATGATGGACAGGTTCCGCGAAACAGCAGGAGCTGATGCGAACCTTCAAACCCTCGCAAGAGGGGTAAACGTTGTGGGGCTTGAATCGCAGAGCAGGGATGTTATCAATGCTCATGCAAAGCTCTTCAAGAAACACGGAATCACAACAATCAGAAACTTTGATGCCCTTAATGACGTGAACAATCTGGTATATTCAGGCCAGTGCATTCACGATGCGGGGCTCAAGCACGAAGTGGTTGTATCAATGATGGAACTTCCTCCTGGATGCAGCGGCGCTCATACGCCGGAATTCTACGAAGGGGTTTTGAAGAAGATACTTGATGCGGGCATACCGTTTGATTCAGTATGCTTCAAGGACGCCTCGGGAACTTCGACACCGGCTAAGGTGTATGACACGATGAAACTTGCAAGGAAGATGCTTCCCGAGGAGATCTCGCTTCGCATGCACACACACGAAACGGCCGGCAACGGCGTAATGTGCTACAGAGCAGCCCTCGACGGCGGAGCAGACGCCCTGGATCTCTCGATGTCTCCCGTTTCCGGCGGCACAGCTCAGACAGATGCCCTTGTAATGTGGCATGCTCTTCGCGGAACAGAGTACGAGCTGGGCTTTAACGCTGAGAAGGTACGTGAGGCTGAAAGAGTATTCAAAGACTGCATGAAAGACTACTTCTTCCCGCCTGAGGCAGGCAGGGTTGAGCCGGTTATTCCGTGGTCTCCAATGCCGGGCGGAGCTCTTACTGCAAACACACAGATGCTTCGCGATAACGGCCTGATGGACAGGTATCCAGAGATTATCGAAGCTATGAGCGAAACAGTTCGCAAAGGCGGCTTCGGCACTTCAGTTACGCCCGTATCACAGTTCTACTTCCAGCAGGCATTCAACAACGTTATGTTCGGCCCTTGGGAAAAGATAGCAGAAGGCTACGGCAAGATGGTTCTCGGCTACTTCGGGAAAACCCCTTGCAAACCAGACCCTGAGGTAATCAAGAAGGCCTCTGAGCAGCTCAACCTTGAACCAACTGAAGAGCTGCCCGTTGACATCAACGACCGCGACACTAGCAAGGGTCTTGAACAGGCACGCAAAACCTGCGAGGCTGAAGGCTTAGAGCCGACAGAAGAGAACGTATTCATCGTTGCAACTTGCAAGGATAAGGGCGTTACATTCCTCAAGGGCGAAGCGAAGCTCAATATCAGGAAGAACGAGCCAAAGAAAGAGAGCGGCTCAGATGACAAAGACGCACCTAAAGCATACTGCGTAAACCTTGAGGGCAAGCAGTACAACGTTACTGTCAAGGGTTCTCAGGCGGTAGTGAACGGCAAGACCTACAACTTCGACTGCTCCGAAGGCGAGGTTGATCAGGCAAGCTTCAAACGCTCTTCTAACGCAACCGCACAGACGGACAATGTAAATGCAAAGCTTCCGGGCAACGTTGTGAAGATTCTCGTTTCCGAGGGCGATGAGGTTGATGAAGGGCAGACCCTTATGATTCTCGAAGCGATGAAGATGGAAACGGAAGTTAAATCACATGTCGCCGGAACTGTTGAAGAAATCGCAGTATCAGTAGGCGACGGCGTTAAGGCAGACCAGTTACTCGTGAAGATAAGTATGTAA
- the ppk1 gene encoding polyphosphate kinase 1, with translation MSREIPYTNRELSWIDFNFRVLYQAFDKNNPLLERLKFAAITASNLDEFIMVRVGGLMYMRKRGKRRKDPSGMTPYAQLKAINKRVNQMYCEQYTHYTKTLEPALAGKGFKRKRYSELSSEQKSFLDDYISRELAPVLTPSAVELDAVKPLIHNLELNMLVRIEGEKKNKDKYAVMPLGIETKRFILLPSDVGRCEFILLEDAVKEHISNWFEGCKVLECCSFRPTRNADIELQEDEAPDLLTGMEEVLEERKSSDCIRVEIESGVSARAEEFLRELLGCDKKWTFRLDGPLDLKAFMEMTSVEGFESLKNEPWHPQPSDQIDPSAGIFEQIQKKDILLYHPYESFDPVIRFVEEAAGDPSVLSIKLVIYRTSSKSPMAAALKRAAENGKYVTALVELKARFDERSNIEWARVLENSGVQVIYGVKGLKTHSKVCVVVRREETGVVRYVHYGTGNYNDKTAKLYCDISYMTCNEALGFDATAFFNSVSGYSQPQNLRRLYMSPITLRKKITQLIEAETERAKNGQQAQITAKMNSLVDEKLIGKLYDASKAGVEIKLNVRGICCLKPGVEGLSENITVTSIVDRFLEHARIYCFYQGGSENIFISSADWMTRNLDKRVELLVPIDSKHCKKRLKSFLETHMADNVSSWTLLPDGSYRKNTPRKGEKRLRSQEELYLQACRRTERKRQKVIDKLTPHMGEN, from the coding sequence ATGAGCAGAGAGATACCTTACACTAACAGAGAACTGAGCTGGATAGATTTTAATTTCAGGGTGCTTTATCAGGCATTCGACAAGAATAACCCGCTCTTGGAGAGGCTGAAATTTGCAGCCATTACCGCCTCAAATCTTGATGAATTTATTATGGTTCGTGTGGGCGGGCTTATGTATATGCGGAAAAGGGGCAAACGCAGAAAAGACCCCTCCGGCATGACACCTTACGCCCAGCTGAAGGCGATTAACAAGCGGGTTAATCAAATGTACTGCGAGCAGTACACCCATTACACAAAAACCCTTGAGCCCGCTCTTGCAGGCAAAGGCTTTAAGCGCAAGAGATACAGTGAGCTCAGCTCGGAACAGAAATCGTTTTTGGATGATTATATTTCAAGAGAGCTTGCCCCTGTTCTAACGCCCTCTGCTGTAGAGCTGGATGCTGTTAAGCCTTTGATACACAATCTCGAGCTGAATATGCTGGTTCGTATTGAAGGAGAAAAAAAGAACAAAGATAAATATGCGGTAATGCCTCTGGGCATTGAGACTAAGCGTTTTATACTGCTCCCCTCCGATGTGGGCAGATGCGAGTTTATCCTCCTTGAAGATGCTGTTAAAGAGCATATCTCAAATTGGTTCGAAGGCTGTAAAGTTCTCGAATGCTGTTCATTCCGCCCAACCAGAAACGCCGATATCGAACTGCAGGAGGATGAAGCTCCTGATTTGCTTACGGGTATGGAAGAGGTGCTCGAAGAGAGAAAGAGCAGCGACTGCATCAGGGTTGAAATTGAAAGCGGGGTGTCAGCGAGGGCAGAGGAATTTCTGCGTGAGCTGCTTGGATGCGACAAGAAATGGACATTCCGACTGGACGGGCCTTTAGATCTGAAGGCGTTTATGGAGATGACTTCTGTGGAGGGCTTTGAATCGCTCAAGAATGAGCCTTGGCATCCTCAGCCCTCAGACCAGATTGATCCCTCTGCGGGCATATTTGAGCAGATTCAGAAAAAAGACATTCTGCTGTATCATCCGTACGAATCTTTCGATCCTGTAATTCGGTTTGTTGAAGAGGCAGCAGGGGATCCTTCAGTATTATCGATAAAGCTGGTGATATACAGGACAAGCTCAAAAAGCCCCATGGCCGCAGCCCTTAAAAGGGCGGCGGAAAACGGCAAATATGTTACCGCTCTTGTGGAGCTCAAGGCAAGGTTTGATGAGCGCTCAAATATTGAATGGGCAAGGGTGCTTGAGAATTCCGGAGTGCAGGTGATTTACGGGGTGAAGGGGCTCAAAACGCATTCCAAGGTTTGCGTGGTGGTTCGGAGGGAGGAAACTGGCGTTGTTAGATATGTCCATTACGGCACCGGAAACTATAACGACAAAACAGCCAAGCTCTATTGTGATATAAGCTATATGACATGTAATGAGGCTCTAGGCTTTGATGCCACGGCCTTCTTCAACTCAGTGAGCGGCTATTCTCAGCCGCAGAACCTCAGGAGGCTTTATATGTCTCCAATTACCCTCCGAAAAAAAATAACCCAGTTGATAGAGGCGGAAACAGAGCGTGCTAAAAACGGCCAGCAGGCTCAGATTACAGCAAAGATGAATTCTCTGGTGGATGAAAAGCTTATTGGGAAGCTCTATGATGCCTCGAAGGCGGGTGTTGAGATTAAGCTGAATGTGCGCGGGATATGCTGTCTGAAGCCCGGAGTGGAAGGGCTCAGCGAGAATATCACAGTTACAAGCATCGTTGACAGATTCCTCGAGCACGCAAGAATTTACTGCTTTTATCAGGGCGGCAGCGAGAATATTTTTATTTCAAGCGCAGACTGGATGACAAGGAATCTCGATAAACGCGTGGAACTGCTTGTGCCAATAGATTCAAAGCACTGCAAAAAACGCTTAAAGAGCTTCCTCGAAACTCATATGGCGGATAATGTAAGCAGCTGGACTCTCCTCCCGGACGGAAGCTATAGGAAAAACACCCCTCGAAAAGGCGAGAAGCGTCTCAGAAGCCAGGAGGAGCTTTATCTTCAGGCTTGCCGCAGAACAGAGAGAAAAAGGCAGAAGGTTATTGATAAGTTAACGCCTCACATGGGCGAAAATTAG
- a CDS encoding sodium ion-translocating decarboxylase subunit beta: MYRFFNPATDAEKAQERAAAAERKQQAESAEEQESFCGEGLGRFLMIIVGLVLIFLAINKGFEPLLLLPIGFGCILANIPVAGIAEPGLPGNPDGFLYIIYDMGVKNGLFPLIIFMGVGAMTDFGPLIANPKMAILGAAAQFGIFSTLLMALAITPLGFSLSDASAIGIIGGADGPTAIFLSGRLAPDLLGAIAVAAYSYMALVPVIQPPIMRALTSKSERVIEMKQLRHVTKLEKIVFPIIVLALCVLLLPSACPLIGALMFGNLCKESGVVNRLSDTMQNSLINIVTIMLGLAVGSKLAYDKFLTIQTVGILVLGVVAFCIGTASGLLIARLYNKFAKDKINPLIGAAGVSAVPMAARVANKVGVEENPHNFLLMHAMGPNVSGVIGSAVAAGVLLALCGG, from the coding sequence ATTTACAGATTCTTCAATCCTGCCACAGATGCAGAAAAGGCTCAGGAAAGAGCTGCGGCTGCTGAAAGGAAGCAGCAGGCAGAAAGCGCTGAAGAGCAGGAAAGCTTCTGCGGGGAAGGGCTTGGAAGATTTCTTATGATAATCGTGGGGCTTGTTCTTATATTCCTTGCGATAAACAAGGGATTCGAGCCTCTGCTCCTTCTGCCGATAGGCTTCGGGTGCATACTCGCCAACATTCCCGTCGCGGGGATTGCAGAGCCCGGGCTTCCGGGCAATCCGGACGGCTTTCTGTACATAATCTACGATATGGGCGTGAAAAACGGGCTTTTCCCGCTTATCATCTTTATGGGTGTGGGCGCTATGACAGATTTCGGCCCGCTTATAGCAAACCCGAAAATGGCAATACTCGGCGCTGCTGCTCAGTTCGGCATTTTCTCAACACTGCTGATGGCTCTTGCTATTACGCCTCTTGGCTTCAGCCTTTCTGATGCCTCGGCAATCGGAATTATAGGCGGTGCAGACGGTCCTACTGCGATATTCCTCTCCGGCCGGCTAGCGCCGGATCTGCTCGGGGCGATAGCTGTGGCGGCGTATTCTTATATGGCTCTTGTGCCGGTGATTCAGCCTCCGATTATGCGGGCTCTCACAAGCAAGTCAGAACGAGTGATTGAGATGAAGCAGCTAAGACACGTTACAAAGCTCGAAAAGATAGTGTTCCCAATTATCGTGCTGGCTCTCTGCGTTCTGCTTCTGCCTTCGGCATGTCCGCTGATTGGTGCTCTGATGTTCGGTAATCTCTGCAAGGAATCAGGGGTTGTGAACAGGCTCTCAGATACGATGCAGAATTCACTTATCAATATCGTAACGATAATGCTCGGGCTCGCTGTGGGCTCAAAGCTGGCATACGATAAATTCCTCACCATCCAGACGGTAGGAATCCTCGTTCTGGGTGTTGTGGCGTTCTGCATTGGTACAGCTTCAGGGCTTCTTATCGCAAGGCTGTACAACAAATTCGCCAAAGACAAAATCAATCCGCTTATTGGTGCCGCTGGTGTATCAGCTGTGCCGATGGCTGCGAGAGTTGCGAACAAGGTTGGTGTGGAAGAAAATCCGCACAATTTCCTGCTTATGCATGCAATGGGGCCGAACGTTTCAGGCGTTATCGGCTCGGCAGTAGCAGCGGGCGTGCTCCTCGCTCTCTGCGGCGGATAA
- a CDS encoding DUF1844 domain-containing protein, whose translation MSEEKNIHVDSDWKEQVKKEKEKLQQEEENQQQGEQDQNQMPEASFEVLVNLLATQAAYGLGLVPDEKGNPVMNLPVSKLHIDLISVLEEKCGENLSEDEKKHIDDTLSQLRMSYVYMTNAQQQGEDQQDQGESTIQTE comes from the coding sequence ATGAGTGAAGAGAAAAACATTCACGTTGACTCAGACTGGAAAGAACAAGTAAAGAAAGAGAAGGAAAAGCTTCAGCAGGAAGAAGAGAATCAGCAGCAGGGCGAGCAGGATCAAAACCAGATGCCTGAAGCGAGCTTCGAGGTGCTGGTGAACCTTCTGGCCACTCAGGCGGCATACGGGCTCGGGCTCGTGCCGGATGAGAAGGGTAACCCTGTAATGAATCTGCCCGTTTCCAAGCTGCATATAGACCTTATAAGCGTGCTTGAGGAAAAATGCGGAGAAAATCTCAGCGAAGACGAGAAGAAGCACATTGATGATACGCTAAGCCAGCTTCGTATGTCTTACGTTTATATGACAAACGCTCAGCAGCAGGGTGAAGACCAACAGGATCAAGGCGAAAGCACCATCCAAACCGAATAG
- a CDS encoding HD domain-containing protein, producing the protein MNDFEGKNLPETRAVIDIGSTSIRMVIAEIKIDGIRQIETLSKDTNLGRDTFKKGMISIETAESCVSVLRGFKRVLAEYGIDSPERIKAVATSAVREARNSETFVDRIYMAVGIKVDVIDGADVNRLTFFGLQKSFSEEPFLSNNKVLVVEVGGGSLELIGMDSGRVSFSQTYRLGAFRLRERVENISAGPEETLEMYEAEILKTVRQIHEYVGRASNQKLLALGGDARFAASMLNKNWDGESISSVNLSRLNKLVESVINQSEESLVQKYNMSFADAETLAPALKILACLAGELHIRSILVGTSTLRDGLLYELANGGAWTRSFMEQVEYSVRRVGEKYGYTREHADFVKDISLRLFKEMKFEHKLSRHYEGILVVASLLHDIGKYISNRSHHKHSQYLIENSDIFGLSDRDTSIAALVARYHRRSLPKASHDKYVSLDKDTRLTVKKLGSILRVADALDYSRQFKAEDICIERTDSELLFKISTNRDIAAEKVVVKEKSEWFERVYGHKVKFVAC; encoded by the coding sequence ATGAATGATTTTGAAGGAAAAAATCTGCCTGAAACAAGGGCGGTTATAGATATAGGTTCAACCTCCATCAGGATGGTGATTGCTGAGATCAAAATAGACGGCATCCGGCAGATAGAAACTTTGAGCAAAGATACCAACCTCGGCAGGGACACTTTTAAGAAAGGTATGATAAGCATCGAAACAGCAGAAAGCTGCGTTTCAGTGCTGAGGGGATTTAAGCGTGTGCTCGCTGAATACGGGATTGACAGCCCTGAGAGAATCAAGGCAGTGGCTACAAGTGCAGTACGAGAGGCGAGAAACAGCGAAACTTTCGTTGACCGCATCTATATGGCAGTTGGAATAAAGGTGGATGTTATAGACGGGGCAGACGTAAACCGCCTTACATTCTTCGGTCTTCAAAAGTCATTCAGTGAGGAGCCTTTTCTTTCAAATAATAAGGTGCTCGTAGTGGAGGTCGGAGGCGGTTCGCTTGAGCTTATAGGGATGGACAGCGGGAGGGTTTCCTTCTCGCAGACCTACCGTCTCGGGGCATTCCGGCTTCGGGAAAGGGTGGAAAATATTTCTGCAGGGCCTGAAGAAACCCTCGAGATGTATGAAGCTGAGATCTTGAAAACCGTTCGCCAGATTCATGAGTATGTGGGCAGAGCATCGAATCAGAAGCTCCTAGCGCTGGGTGGAGATGCAAGGTTCGCTGCCTCTATGCTCAATAAAAATTGGGACGGAGAGTCTATCTCTTCTGTTAATCTCTCGCGTCTGAACAAGCTTGTGGAGTCTGTTATAAATCAAAGCGAGGAAAGCCTCGTTCAGAAATACAATATGTCTTTTGCAGATGCCGAAACACTCGCCCCAGCTCTGAAGATCCTTGCCTGCCTTGCAGGCGAGCTGCATATACGTTCTATTCTCGTGGGCACTTCCACCCTGCGCGACGGGCTTTTGTATGAGCTTGCAAACGGGGGTGCATGGACAAGAAGCTTTATGGAGCAGGTGGAATATTCCGTGAGGAGGGTAGGGGAGAAATACGGCTATACACGTGAGCATGCTGATTTTGTAAAGGATATATCTCTGAGGCTTTTCAAAGAAATGAAATTTGAGCATAAGCTCTCCCGCCATTATGAAGGCATACTTGTCGTAGCATCTCTTCTGCACGATATAGGAAAGTATATCAGCAACAGAAGCCATCATAAACACAGTCAGTATCTAATTGAAAACAGCGATATTTTTGGCTTGAGCGATAGAGACACTTCAATTGCTGCCCTTGTTGCAAGGTATCACAGGAGGTCTTTGCCTAAGGCCTCCCATGATAAGTATGTATCTCTGGATAAAGATACAAGGCTCACCGTAAAAAAGCTCGGCTCTATACTCCGCGTTGCAGATGCTCTGGACTACAGCAGGCAGTTCAAGGCCGAAGATATTTGCATAGAAAGAACAGACAGTGAACTTTTGTTCAAAATTTCAACTAATAGAGATATAGCCGCTGAGAAGGTCGTGGTGAAGGAGAAATCTGAATGGTTCGAAAGGGTTTACGGGCATAAAGTGAAATTCGTTGCCTGCTGA
- a CDS encoding OadG family protein: MNLIGEGFIFMLVGMGMVFIFLVLMILVMNLSAGVISRFFPEKAAEESSAGSVNEKSKLAAVIAIAKSRQ, from the coding sequence GTGAATCTCATAGGCGAAGGATTTATCTTTATGCTCGTCGGGATGGGGATGGTTTTTATATTCCTTGTTCTGATGATTTTAGTAATGAACTTATCAGCAGGTGTTATCAGCCGGTTCTTCCCGGAGAAGGCCGCTGAAGAGAGCTCTGCTGGAAGCGTAAACGAAAAATCGAAACTGGCAGCTGTAATTGCTATAGCAAAGTCAAGGCAATAA
- a CDS encoding exo-alpha-sialidase, whose protein sequence is MKKAALLVLTAAAMVWAVPGTVVHHKKADSGVYVGSPGIAVLQNGDYIAKCDNFGPKADPQTLVFRSKNQGKTWQKISEAPCYWANIFVHSGSLYMMGTSRPHGDVVILRSDDGGDNWTTPEDENSGLLLTGGKYHTAPVPVIYSHGRIWRGFEDAMGIGGWGDHFRAFMLSAPNGSNLLDASNWRVSNRIGADQDWLGGNFGGWLEGNAVAGPDNNILNILRVDTDDRRLGRAAIAECGWNGRKLTFDPESGFVNMPGGGKKFTIRYDSETESYWTISNAVMPANTHESKNNERVRNAAALLSSKKLRDWQMKCVLLYHKDDKKHGFQYLDWLIEGDDIIAVSRTAFDDAYSGADNQHNANYLTFHRFEDFRELEMEDSADGARPGEYAWAGKDWKKWPNLTAPENPAKPPRESLKSITNIDVPAGEALWITTYVKIPVDWQDKKVWVFAGRIDDVDDTYINGLKVGSTGRGQQAWDVRRVYAVPKGALLAGKWNKVSIRIANNDGAGGLEETPSLYTIEQEIKLTGKWKSSDIDDTANAASQYYSDIKAEAEQYMENVVAEREISAISY, encoded by the coding sequence ATGAAAAAAGCAGCATTATTAGTATTAACCGCCGCAGCGATGGTTTGGGCGGTTCCCGGAACAGTAGTACATCACAAGAAGGCCGATTCCGGTGTTTATGTGGGCTCCCCAGGGATAGCGGTTCTTCAAAATGGCGATTATATTGCAAAATGTGATAATTTCGGCCCGAAGGCAGATCCTCAAACTTTAGTTTTCCGCTCAAAGAATCAGGGCAAAACATGGCAGAAGATTTCCGAAGCGCCTTGTTATTGGGCGAATATTTTCGTGCACAGCGGCTCTCTGTATATGATGGGTACAAGCCGGCCGCACGGCGATGTGGTTATCCTCCGTTCCGATGACGGGGGGGATAACTGGACCACCCCAGAAGACGAGAATTCCGGTCTCCTGCTTACCGGGGGGAAATACCATACAGCTCCTGTGCCTGTAATATATTCTCACGGCAGGATCTGGCGAGGATTTGAGGATGCTATGGGGATCGGCGGCTGGGGCGACCATTTCAGAGCCTTTATGCTGTCAGCTCCAAACGGTTCCAATCTCCTCGATGCCTCAAACTGGAGAGTTAGCAACCGAATCGGGGCAGACCAAGACTGGCTCGGCGGGAATTTCGGCGGCTGGCTGGAAGGAAATGCCGTGGCTGGGCCTGATAACAATATCCTCAATATACTCCGCGTGGATACCGACGACCGCAGGCTCGGCAGGGCAGCAATAGCTGAATGCGGCTGGAACGGCAGAAAACTTACATTCGACCCCGAAAGCGGTTTTGTCAATATGCCCGGAGGCGGGAAGAAATTTACAATCCGCTACGACAGTGAAACAGAAAGCTACTGGACGATTTCCAATGCTGTTATGCCTGCAAATACGCACGAATCAAAGAACAACGAGAGAGTGCGAAACGCAGCTGCTCTGCTTAGTTCAAAAAAACTGAGAGACTGGCAGATGAAGTGCGTTTTGCTGTATCACAAAGATGATAAGAAACACGGATTCCAGTATTTAGACTGGCTAATTGAGGGGGATGATATCATTGCAGTTTCAAGAACGGCCTTTGATGATGCCTACAGCGGCGCAGACAACCAGCATAATGCAAATTATCTTACCTTCCACAGATTCGAAGATTTCAGAGAGCTTGAGATGGAAGATTCTGCCGATGGTGCGCGCCCGGGAGAATATGCATGGGCAGGGAAGGACTGGAAAAAATGGCCGAATTTAACTGCTCCTGAAAACCCCGCCAAACCCCCGAGGGAATCACTAAAGAGCATAACCAATATTGATGTACCCGCAGGCGAGGCGCTCTGGATCACTACATACGTTAAAATCCCCGTAGACTGGCAGGACAAAAAGGTTTGGGTTTTTGCAGGCAGGATTGATGATGTCGATGATACATACATAAACGGCCTGAAGGTTGGCAGCACCGGACGAGGTCAGCAGGCTTGGGATGTTAGAAGGGTTTATGCTGTCCCCAAGGGAGCTCTTCTAGCGGGCAAATGGAATAAGGTGAGCATCAGGATTGCAAATAACGACGGTGCAGGCGGACTTGAGGAAACCCCGTCTCTATACACAATTGAGCAAGAGATTAAGCTTACCGGCAAATGGAAGAGCTCGGATATCGATGATACAGCCAACGCAGCCAGCCAGTATTACAGCGATATAAAAGCTGAGGCAGAGCAATATATGGAAAATGTCGTTGCGGAGCGAGAAATCTCTGCGATCAGCTATTAA
- a CDS encoding TIGR00282 family metallophosphoesterase: protein MKLNILCIGDIVGRPGREVLEKVLPQLKSAHGIDCVIANAENSAAGSGITPKLYKSIKACGVDIITLGDHAYKRREIVPILEENRDIIRPANLSRSAPGCAEVIFNTAKGASVGIISLIGRVFMQPANCPFEHCDNILGRLKKQADIIVVEVHGEATSEKAALAHYLDGKASFVFGTHTHVQTADERILPKGTGFITDIGMTGPFHSIIGRDIENVIKSMRTQVNFPFDVAGEDLRLSGAIAVIDTASKKTESVTRVIEKS from the coding sequence TTGAAGCTTAATATACTTTGCATTGGAGATATTGTGGGAAGACCGGGCAGGGAGGTTCTCGAGAAGGTTCTCCCCCAGCTTAAAAGTGCGCACGGAATAGACTGCGTTATAGCGAATGCGGAAAACAGCGCAGCCGGCTCCGGCATCACTCCAAAGCTCTACAAATCCATCAAGGCTTGCGGAGTTGATATAATCACCCTCGGAGACCACGCCTACAAAAGACGGGAGATCGTTCCAATTCTTGAAGAAAACCGAGATATAATAAGGCCTGCGAATCTTAGCCGGTCTGCACCGGGCTGCGCGGAGGTGATTTTCAATACGGCCAAGGGGGCCTCAGTGGGGATTATTTCTCTTATCGGCAGGGTTTTTATGCAACCTGCAAACTGCCCCTTTGAACACTGCGATAATATCCTCGGCAGGCTCAAAAAGCAGGCTGATATCATAGTAGTGGAAGTTCACGGAGAGGCTACCAGCGAGAAGGCTGCATTAGCTCATTACCTCGACGGAAAGGCGAGTTTCGTATTCGGAACTCATACCCACGTGCAAACTGCGGATGAAAGGATTCTGCCCAAAGGTACGGGTTTTATCACCGATATCGGTATGACAGGCCCGTTTCATTCTATAATAGGGCGTGATATTGAAAACGTTATAAAATCAATGCGTACGCAGGTGAATTTCCCATTTGACGTTGCAGGCGAGGATCTAAGGCTTTCGGGAGCTATTGCAGTGATTGACACTGCTTCAAAGAAGACTGAATCAGTTACACGCGTAATTGAGAAATCCTAA